AACTAGGAATACTTTTTAATTaactatataaataaaaaaacataacgCGATAAATACGCGAAATTAAGTACATAAacaattttcatatttccCCTAATGGCGATGTCTAAtagttttaaaatattcaatCAATACTGAATTAGGATTCAACCCATTAGTTTTTACAAgttttatttcaaataaatttggCCAAAACTTCCCAGTTACTAATAAATTTGGAATactttctttattattcacCGGATTTATTGCTATTCCGTTTAAGAAGGATTCCCTATTTCTTTCCATGTTTTGctatgaaataaataaaaaataaaattgtgaatgtgtatatgtatgtacATGCTTGCCTGTTTCATTTAATCTGATCCTACTGCGGAAATATATTgcataaatatgttaaaaCGATGCAAATAGTGAAACGAAAAAGATACATGCCTATATAAGTATGcaacaaataattatacatattatattgttaCCTTATTTGTGCTTTGATCAATTAATCCACTAAGATTAATTATCTTGAGGCACGTTCCTTTAGAAATATCAATTTCTATTACTAAATTTGTCATAAATATGTTAgcatatattgttttttcttGTAAATGGTATTCTAATTCgttaatatgttttatagTAAATCCAGCACATGTTACTTTTCTTTTGTTAATtatacttattttatttgtttttttaaaattatgtgGAATCTCTAATTCgtataaaaattcatttcCTGATGTAGTCCACAgtttttgataatttgcaaatttaccattttttaaatcttcTACAGAATGTATAGGATCTAAGTTTGATGTCAATCCATATCCATTTAAATCGTGCTCAAATGTGTTGTATAATTCAAAAGTATTATAATCAAATGCTAATATTGtgttttctttatatgTCAATAcgaatataaattttctatatgTTTCGGGTTCGATAACTAATGCTATTCCTTCagcaaaataattatttgttaaattataataacgCTCAGTATCCCCAGTATTTAgtttaaattttcttaAATAGCTAACTGCATATAGTCCTGATGATTCAATTAATGTATTCCCGtctaaatataataaaccTTGTGTAAAAGGATAATTGCTTATATATCTTTGATGAACTATCGAATCAACATTTGCTTGCTGGCCAATTATTGGATCATGAACATggtcatatttatttattatctcGTATGAATATATTCCTATATCAATAGGATACCCACTATTCCcatttaaaacaaaatgaagaatTAACAAAATCGTAGCAGCAATTAGCATACAAATGATTATCACAAGGATCACCACCCTTTTTATAGATCTACAAAAACACATtgtaaaattgtttttttatgttaaaaaaatatatgattttaaggggatatatacatgcacaaatatattatatatatattgtaatcttgaaattttaaataaatatgaatttatatatattataatttgtccacaaaattatatatacatattgtGTATATGCACACAATTGATAAGCACACATAATTATACAATCAGTCAAATATTTCCAtaattcaattttttattttttaaaacgacaaagaaaattaaagaGAGGCCccttaaataaattaatgcATGTTATCATTATAAATCAAAATGGAATTAAACAAATGAGTTGTcaaattaacaaatatattcatgaataatatgtaatgaaacattttaaaaaaaaaaaaaacttgtaaaaaataagcacactttttcaatttttatttttaaattagcCCAGTTCACACACATATCtcattttaattataatataatttgataaataaatggTGAGATgctctatattttttctctcattttttataaatatgtctatatatatgggtatacaaaaaaatggcATTGATCAGAGCCactaattttaatttgatgatacaattacaaaaaaaagtaaatcaaataaaaaataaattagcatgtaaataataaatgtgtCTACAcactatattatatacgctaatatttttttataacctttttttttttacaagaCTATTTTCCCGAATAATATAGgtagctattttttttctcgcAACTAATTTATTTGCCATATTTCTCAATAATCTTATTTGACTCTCcccttatttttttttggaagAGGTGGGATATTGGCTTACACTTATTTGgcacataaaaaaaaatgaaacaaaaagctcattatatataaatatattaaaatacaTTACAGCAATTAATTCAAGGAAAAGaaacttattttatttcttaatTGTCATAtcatttgtttataaaaataagtttaacacaaacaaatatttaatgcataatgtgtgtatataatatgctcatagctattttttaatacatataataaaattaaaacaaattatttatttttatatatttatttaaagtGTTTGGAAATtgtattaatttgttttattgttatatgcgaaatatatttatataatgcaaacatttattttgcaattttaattgataatatatattaacatttttttaaggcCGTCTCAAATGTATAGTAGTTTGTTTTACCCTTATCCCCCTTATTTTACATcccatataaatataataaataaataaaaatacaagtatccttatatatgtataattgTGAACAActgaaagaaaaaatacacCAAGCCCATAAGGGAACAAAAGGAAATTccgcaaaaaaaaaaaaaaaaatacggTTTAGAAAAAATGTGCTAGCTATAGTAAAAACATTTAATTCCCTCATTAAATtgcaataatatttatttattcattgTATCAAatcttattatatacatacatattttacgaaaaaaaatatttatttataaaatgaaaattttattataaatttttatgccaaaataaagcattttttaattattaagttatatatgataatgtATTAGTGGtggtatatttttctatacaTAGGGATAAAAGTgatatgatatttttttctgtatatttttatgaatgcctttattatatttaaaaacttAAAATCCTTATTTTATACTAAGTAAAAtccatataaaaaattactctttaaaatatatatatttaataatttacacttaacatattttttttgagaaaataatacattttattaatttattttacagaatattttatttatttacttaAATGGACTTATCTTTTAAGGCTGATTTGGTCTATacttaattaaatatataatatgctatatattaaaatatatagggTTTATTACATTTCTTTGCagataaataatataaagcaatataataataattggtatatataatttaaaggTCGGTTTTATTCCaaattttctattatatcatcaatctttttattagcaaaatttgttattttcatatgtattatatgaggatatatataatattagctcttaaatttttcatatctTCTCCAAATTAccaaatattatttatccggctttttttttcttaagGGCAATTCGCACctttaaaacaatatagGTATTGCGAAacatgatatatatatatacataactttttttaattttttttttctataagaaaaaatatataataacttTTGAAAAAAGAGGATATTCTATATACCATATTATATAAcgcataaaatatataataaatacaatCTGTGATATatagcaaaaaaaaacaattgtaagaaaaattattactttgtatatgtaaaaaaaaaaaataacaatattcttgtaaataaaaaaaaaattaataaaataatgaatgataataataatcctatgtaaatttacaaaataaaaaaaaacaaataaattaatggtttttataatatttgtaaaataaacaacaaattttattaaatacaaaaaaacataagtattttaaaaaaaaactaacaTTATAATACTATAAGAATCAAAAACAATGGAAggtaatatttaaattatattttttcatttcatCCATAACCCATTTTAAACTCATATTTCtgtgttttattatttaatccATACTTTTGTAAACTTAAcaatttgtattattatatagatattaatatttttatttataataccTTATGTTTGTACCATATACCAGCatacatattaatttattatgttatatatatcatccttatatattaatgtgtgctatgatatattatgaataatgaaaaaaatatttttaaatacataACAGTTCTGAgcaaatattatatttaattttt
This DNA window, taken from Plasmodium berghei ANKA genome assembly, chromosome: 13, encodes the following:
- a CDS encoding glutaminyl-peptide cyclotransferase, putative, whose translation is MANKLVARKKIATYIIRENSLVKKKRSIKRVVILVIIICMLIAATILLILHFVLNGNSGYPIDIGIYSYEIINKYDHVHDPIIGQQANVDSIVHQRYISNYPFTQGLLYLDGNTLIESSGLYAVSYLRKFKLNTGDTERYYNLTNNYFAEGIALVIEPETYRKFIFVLTYKENTILAFDYNTFELYNTFEHDLNGYGLTSNLDPIHSVEDLKNGKFANYQKLWTTSGNEFLYELEIPHNFKKTNKISIINKRKVTCAGFTIKHINELEYHLQEKTIYANIFMTNLVIEIDISKGTCLKIINLSGLIDQSTNKQNMERNRESFLNGIAINPVNNKESIPNLLVTGKFWPNLFEIKLVKTNGLNPNSVLIEYFKTIRHRH